CACCAACATGATCTGTGCTTGGCCACAACTAGGCAGACAGATTAGCCTCGTTGAGAGACTCAGCCTGTCGCATGAGAAGTTCCATCTCAAGCATCTCACAATGTTCCTGCAGCGTGCTCCGCTCCTCTGCCAAGAGTTTGTACGCCGTCTGAGCCATACTTTCCCGCCTAGCCAAACTTTCGACCTCTTTGCgcagcgagtcgagtcggTCGGCCTTACCACACTGTTCTCCCCGACCGAGATACTCGAATGTCTCGCGCGAAATGGCCGCTTCTTGCAGCGCCTTGAACTGCTCCTTGGTCGAATTCAGGAGCGCCACGCTCCGCGCCTGATAGCCGCCTAGCACTTTCGTCAGCATCTTTTCGCCCTTGGCCGCTTGTGATGCTATTCGAGCCATCTTGGCGCGTGTCACCTCCAATTGTTCCACAAGCTGCGACTTGTTGTTTCTTGCCTCGTACCATTGttgcttgagcgcatcctccAGTCTTTGCATaccctcctcgtcgtcattgAGCGAAGCTGCCACCATACGTTTCAGAGCCTCCTGATTGGCACCGGGGAATCCAAGCTGTTCGGCTAGCTCTTTACGCATAAGCTCTCGAGCGGTAATTAAGGATGTATCGGACAGCGTATCGAATTGCACCGCCTCAGGCTCGGGATGCTTGCCTCCAGCAATGGGATGCACGTTGGCGTCGTGATGCAAGAGTTGGGCCGTTTCGCGTGCAACGAGAAGCTCTACCCGATCGCGGTAGCGAGAATCAATCTGATTGTGCAAGCGCGACAAATCGACTTGTGCCGGTCGCGGCAGATTGCGACGCACAACTTGACTGCGGCGCGCCTCGGATCTGgcttcctcctcggcggcttgacgagcaagtcTGGCATCACGTTCCGCTGCGTCCTCTTCACTCATAGCAGGCTCGTTATCAagtctgctgctcgaattCGCTTGCAATTCGACGTCCTGTTCATCGACGACAATGTCAAAGTCGTTCTTTGGCGCGGGCAACGATGAGAGACTCTGCCTGAGGTGAGACTGGGCCAGGCTACGTGCCCGCTTGAGCTCTCTTGGCGTCTCATGACCAGCTTGAAAGCTATCGTCGACATTGAGACCCAAGTTGTCGCGCAGCGGCGTCCTTTGTGGCGTGCTGGTGTCTGCATGGagtctcgagtcgcttGCCGAGGCTGGAGTCTGTCCGTTTCGGAGACCAGGTGTCAAGAGCGGGTTGGGTGTTTGAGGTACGAAGGATCCAGGCGTCTGAATACCCGAGGATTTGGATGATTGCAAGTCCACGTTGACATCGCCCAGGAGCGGGGTCTGCATTGAGGATATGAGGCGAAGATGGTTGGCCTCTCTCATGACAGAGTCTTCGTGGGCTGCTAGTTGAGGGGTACGGGTCGCTTTTGCCGAATCGAGCGCCGAGTAGTTTTCGAGCAAGCTGTCGGTAGCATCGCTAGAGCCGTCTTGAACTAAGAAACGCGCACGTTCGCCTGCTAGGCCGATCTTGACGATggcttccagctcgtcttggccaACTTGAGCAGCGGGCAGGTTGAGTTTGCGCCGCTTGGTGATTTGGTCAGCttccttgagcttgcgaaTGTGCTCGTCACTTGGACCTGCGATCGGCTGTTTGGCTTGTTTGTTTTTCTCCTCAGCCTCACGCTGACGCTTACTCTTTGTGGCATCTTCGGGGCCAGCGTTTCGATTGTTGAGCTCCTGCAGCGTTTTGCCGATGGGTGCCTTGTACGATTTGGAGGTCTCGGCGCTCGTGTCGTAGAAGCCGGGAAGCGGCTTCTTCTCGAATGGAACATCGGCATTGTAGTCGACAGAACCCTTCTTTGGCTTTTGTTTGATTGTGATGccagcagctttgagctCTCTGCGCTTCTGAAGCATGGCAAGACGGCGGGATTGCTCGAGAGCGCGTTCTCGggccttgcgcttggcctTCTTACCTTGTGTGTTAGCAAgtcgtgctcgagcttctgaAAGCATCTCTTTTTCATCTTCATCCATGTCGATGGGGTCAGGCCTGGCAGGTTTGGTTTCCGGATCTGGGTCAATTTCACCGGGGCGTAGACGGCGGACGTCATCTGCGCTGGGGACGGCTTCGCCGGTGCCGATGAGACCGAGAGAGCTAGAGGTAGCCTGATTGTCTTGAGCCTCGGCCTGATCGAGAAGCTTCTGATAGCGCTCAAGACAGTGATTAGCGGTTCTGCCAACAAGTGGGGCTATTGTGCGCCACTGTGTAGGCATGAGCTTGGCAAGGTGAAGGAGCTTttcatcttcttctttggACCACTCGGTCTTCTTAATGGAAGGGTCGAGCCATTCGTACCATCTGGCTTTGCACTGTTTTGGTGTCTTGCGGAccaagagcgacgagatACGCGCCCACTGATTCTTGCCATATTTGGAGATGGCAGCCTTGAGAATCTCATCTTCAGTGTTCTTCCACACACCGCCTTTGATGATGACGCGAACCATGTTGACAATGAGAAGCCTGACAGCGATGAGACGGAATGGAAAGGCGCACGTGGCGAGGGATGAGCCCAAATCTGGACACGCAAAGCTGTCCGTACCGCTTGGTGTCTCTGTTGAGTTGTCGGGTAGGCGAGATCGAAAGTCGACGACGTTTGTAAGTGCTTATGATTTTGTCTGAGAAGGAGAAGCGTAGACAAAGGGTCCAGCTAAGAGGCAAAGTCAAAGGATGAAACTGAGCTAGGGGATGATTATGTCATGCTcaccacattcacgatttattCGGATTTGATGGAATCGAGCAAGCAACATCGGGACCATCGCAAGGATGGATCAGAAAAAACAGCGATGGCTTAAATTGTTTCACGCTTGCTTGTCGCGTGTTAACATAAAATATTGTTGAAtcattcacattcacgattcgtgattaagACAACATATTAATTTTCTTGATGACCGTGCCGCGGCCATTCTTTGGTGACCCTCAAAGACATGACGGTATGACTGTGTCACTGTGTTTGCCTTGGGATCCAACGTATTCCGAGCCGGTTACAAAGCCCAAGGCGTTGGAGTAAGGCCGTTTGATAGTCGCTGCGTGGAATTGGGCCTTGGGTTACAGATGTGAAACTGAGGCAGGAGGGTGCATTGCATGTTCTAACAGGCAACGAGGCAAAACAGCACATGGATGACGAAAGGTTGGCCATTACAGAGCAAGTACAGGCTGACGAGGTGAGATTGCAAGTATAATTCATTGAATCATGGTAAGCACAAGGCGCAAGAGGGCAAAGCACTGGGCTATGTATGAAGCAGCGAGGCAGAAGAGGATGGAAGCTTGAATCCAACCATTTGAATCCAAGTCGATGTTGCTAAGTTGTTTACGATTCgatggaatcgtgaattggaGCTCAGAGGGAGGGCTCGATGGGCGCGGTCGGTTGGCGGAAGCGGTCTGTGACATGTGCGAAGAATCCTGAATGTCAAAAGAGCTTGGAGTGGAGCAGCATGACTTGTTATCCACAGACAGAATCAGGGAGGCAGCTGCCAGGTACACTCCTGTCGACGTCAGACTGCCTTAATAAGACATGAATCACACGGATGACATGAGACTCTTGTGGGACGTTGGAAGACTCGGCTTTTCTCATacaacagtcacgagtcataAAAGGCTCGCCGCAGCGTGGGAACAAAAAGTGTTGaacacattcacgattcacgattcacgattcacgattcacgcttcacgattgtcgGACGCAGCGCCGAGAAAAGTAACACAACTTGAGCGTAGGAAAGCATGCGACGCGAGTTGGCGCGACCTCTCTCTTGTTCTTTGTTCTTTTGTTCTCTGTCTTCTTGACAACTCAATTCACAACTGTTGACCGAACCATGAATAGCGAGTTTACGACTTGAACTTTGATCGAAGCCAGAGAGTGCAGAGAATACTTATTCGTGACTTTGAAGCTGACACATCGCAAACCGAAATGCCAATACAAAAGTTTTCGAGAATGATACATATTGAGAATACAACTTCTGCTGTAGGCATGGAATTTGAAGGGCTTTAATATTTTAATATAACGTTATACTACATGTACAGAGTGACCCCTGAAATTGGCTTGATCGAAAAGAGATGCGGGAGGCATTTGTGATGGTTGATGAATGCAAGGTGCTTCGTCGGAGTACAAAACGCGAAATTGCAATTTGAAAGGAACGGTTTGCGTATTCATAGTATCTATTAATATAATAAAAGGGGGGccgttcgtgattcgtgattgacgtGCGACCGACGGTAGACTGTTGCATCGCTTTGTTCTTTCCAGCTGCGGTTCTGCGCGCTCGGTTCTCTTAGCCTCGCTCCAAACGGGGGGACATTTTTCCTTTAAAActcttttttttctttttctttttctttttcttttgcCGATGTCCGGCTCGAGGCGCGCTGCTGAGCATCGACGGTCGAGGGAGCAAGAACCACAACGAGGCGCGGCGCATCAAGCGAGTGCGGTGTTCCAAGTCTACAGGTTCCTCGCGCAAACCACGAAGAGGGAGGAAAAAGAGGGTGCTGTTCCCTTTGTCCGTAGGTTCGTCTCAGGTCTGCCCGACTTGCACATGCCATAGcagtcgtgattcacgtttgCCTGTCTCAGTGTTGGAATCACGGATACTGAAACGCTCCTTCCCCCACTATACCTTGCTTGTCCTACCATCATCTCTTTCTTCCCCATCTCATCTCAattcctctcctctcctctcctctcaTTCTCATTCTCATTCTCAGCTCATCTCATCTCATCCCATCTCTCGTCTTGTCCAGCTTCTTGTTTGTTGTTCATCTCTTCTCATCACGCTTGGCTACCTCATCTCATTTCCTGTGCCGTCGTTGCTCGCGTCAGGTTCGCCATCTCCTCGTTTTCGCTCACCACATCAAATCACATCCAGCTTGAGGCTGTTATCATCTAACCGCACCTCATTTCACGCCCCACTCCTGCATTCACCATCGACACCGCCTTCGAATCATCCGCTGCAGCACTTGATCGTACTTGCTTCAATCCCCGGCATCGTTCGTTTCGACGCCTCTTCATTCTTCACAACCTCTGTAGCTGGTAGACTGGTTCTGTCAGCCTCTCAGATCTTGACTTGCTTTCCGCCTCGCTCTGGTAGCGATCGTCTTCTTTTTGCatctcttgctcttggctctGGTAGTCAAACATCATCCCTTTCCCTCCTCCGTCTTCACAAGCATTTCACCTCGCCTCTTCTAGCATTCACCCAACCCCGCTTCCAGCATTGTCTCCATCTCTGCTCTTCGACATCATGATCAACAGCTCACCCGCCTTCTCCACCGCATCTTCGTCGCCTCAACCACCTGCCTGGGCTCCCACAGACGCTGCTCACCACATGCCCATGCCCAACGCCCTCCTCGATCATCAGTTCTCTACCGAGCATGTCAATGCTTCTGCATTTCAACCCATGTTCCACTCGTCTTTTCCTGCTGTCTTTGCTGCTCCATCCCCTGCGCTTACGCACCCGCCCATGTACGTCGCTCAGGGGCTCAACAACTTCTGGAAACCCAGCCCCTCGGCCCATCTCGTCAAGATGGAGCCCGTCAACGACCTTTTCACACCCCAAGAATTTGCTCCCTTCCCCGCCTCCCAGCCCATGGTGGTCAGCATGAGTCTGCCCAACTACGCCACTCATGCTCCCGACAGGCGATTCAACTTCTCCGATGCAGAGTCCATCGGCTCGGTCGCATCCCCTAGCTCCACTTCCGAGGCATCTTCCAGGCCCACCTCCGCGAACAGAGGTGCAAAGCGTAAAACCATGGCTGAAACTTCGCTCGACCCGCTCTCGGCTTTTGGCACTCCCGAAACGGCTGATACCGCCAAAACCACCAAAAAGACCTCTAGGCAAGCTGGCCAGCGACGCCCTCCACCTTCCGCTTCGCACATCACCGAGTCTGGCAAGCCCTTCCCCGTCATCGACACCTCGGCAAAGCACTCGAGCCTTTTCGTGCCTCCCGACACCTCGGGCCTCACCAAGCGCGAGGCGCGACTTGTAAAGAACCGCGCCGCCGCTTTCCTCTCCCGACAGCGCAAGCGCGAACAATTTGAAGAGATGGAGGTCAAATGCAAGGGTATCTCCATGCTCGTCTGGCGCATGTGGGAGGCCATCGCTGGTCCCGACGCTGGCCTCGAGCACGTCGACTCGACTCCCCTCGCTGCCGTGCTCGCCAACGAAGAGCCCATGGCGCGTCACTGCCTTGAAGAAGTTATCTCCAAGAAAGGCGCTTCCATCGCACCTACtgccgacgaggccgaAAGCACTCCTGCCCCCGAGGTGCAGCctcagcttgctgctcaatCCAGTACCACTGCACCTGTGCCGACCCAAACCGCTTCTTCCGCTGAGCTCGATCAGGCTCGATCCGATCTCGCCGCTTCTCTGCAGCGCGAgaacgagctgcttgctcagctcaaTGCGCTGCGTGCTAGCCTTGCCACCGCACACAACTCTGTTCCTGTGACAGGCTTCCAGGCGATGGATGTCAACGCCACCCACGCCAACCTTGCTGCTAGCATGGGTGTCGCATCGATGCCGTTCAAGGCTGGGCAGGGCGCCGAGCTTCCCCTCTTTGTGCCAGAGTCGCCGCTCTCCAAGTTCACCGTGGGCGACGCGTCCAGCACGTTCATGAAGCTTGATGCTTCGAACACCGCTGGCTTCGACCTTTCCAAGACCCCGACGTTGGCCATGTTCTCGGAGAACGCTCTTCGCAGTCAATCGATTCAGCCAGTT
The Mycosarcoma maydis chromosome 14, whole genome shotgun sequence DNA segment above includes these coding regions:
- a CDS encoding uncharacterized protein (related to CEF1 - required during G2/M transition) codes for the protein MVRVIIKGGVWKNTEDEILKAAISKYGKNQWARISSLLVRKTPKQCKARWYEWLDPSIKKTEWSKEEDEKLLHLAKLMPTQWRTIAPLVGRTANHCLERYQKLLDQAEAQDNQATSSSLGLIGTGEAVPSADDVRRLRPGEIDPDPETKPARPDPIDMDEDEKEMLSEARARLANTQGKKAKRKARERALEQSRRLAMLQKRRELKAAGITIKQKPKKGSVDYNADVPFEKKPLPGFYDTSAETSKSYKAPIGKTLQELNNRNAGPEDATKSKRQREAEEKNKQAKQPIAGPSDEHIRKLKEADQITKRRKLNLPAAQVGQDELEAIVKIGLAGERARFLVQDGSSDATDSLLENYSALDSAKATRTPQLAAHEDSVMREANHLRLISSMQTPLLGDVNVDLQSSKSSGIQTPGSFVPQTPNPLLTPGLRNGQTPASASDSRLHADTSTPQRTPLRDNLGLNVDDSFQAGHETPRELKRARSLAQSHLRQSLSSLPAPKNDFDIVVDEQDVELQANSSSRLDNEPAMSEEDAAERDARLARQAAEEEARSEARRSQVVRRNLPRPAQVDLSRLHNQIDSRYRDRVELLVARETAQLLHHDANVHPIAGGKHPEPEAVQFDTLSDTSLITARELMRKELAEQLGFPGANQEALKRMVAASLNDDEEGMQRLEDALKQQWYEARNNKSQLVEQLEVTRAKMARIASQAAKGEKMLTKVLGGYQARSVALLNSTKEQFKALQEAAISRETFEYLGRGEQCGKADRLDSLRKEVESLARRESMAQTAYKLLAEERSTLQEHCEMLEMELLMRQAESLNEANLSA